The sequence below is a genomic window from Caldisericum sp..
AGATAAAGGATTAGTTGCTCTCGCTCTTTTCTCAAGGCTTCGTCTTCAATTTGCTTTATTCTAATAAACTTATCATAATTTCCGGGGTATTCCTTAATTACACCATTATCAAGGTAGAGAATGTGTGTTGCAAGTTTATTTATGAAAGTTTTGTCGTGTGAAACGATAAGAAGTCCACCTTTGAACTGCAAAAGGTATTTTTCAAGCATCTCTATGGTCTCAATATCAAGGTTGTTTGTTGGCTCGTCAAGGATAAGCAACTCCGGTTTTGAAAGAATTGACTTAATAATAAGGCACTTTGTCCTCTCGCCGCCACTCATCATCGAAAGCGGTTTTGAAACTTTCGCTTCGTCAAGGTCAAAATCGCTTAACAAACTCATAATTTCGCTTCTGTATGAGTATCCGTTAAGGCGCTCGTATTCTTCCATAAGAAACGAGTAATCTTCGCCAAAGTCTCCAATGCTTTCAAGTTCCTCAAGCATTTTTTCAATCTCTTTTACAACGCCTACACCTTCTTCTATAACTTCTATTCCTGTTTTATCGATTGCCTTTATCTCTTGAGGCACATAACCTATAGAATTGGGACGCTTTACAGAGCCTTTGTCAGGAGATTTTACTCCCACGATAATATCAAGAAGGGTTGTTTTCCCAGAGCCATTTTCTCCAACAATGAATTTACGGTCTCTATCGACAGTGAAAGAGACATCCTTTAAAATTGGTCTTCCTTGAATTGAAAAGTGAATATTTGAAACTATAAGCATAATAACCTCAATTGAATATACAATAAGTACAACATTTTTGCAAGAAAGAGGAAAATTCAAACAAACTTATAAATAAGGCATTTTGAAATTATTACCTAATATGTTATAATTTGCAAAATTTTTATTCAGGAGGTTAAAAATGAATAGCGAAAAATTAGGAGGAGTTTATGGATGTAAGAAGACTCCTCAGAGAAATTTTAACGGATTTAAGGTTTTACAGGGAAAATGACCCATCTTCTCAATCTCTATTTGAGATTTTCTTTACCCCATCTTTCAAAGGTCTTTTAAATTATCGAGTTTATCACGAACTCTACAAAAACGGACATAAAGTTTTAGCAAAAATCCTCTACATACGAACAAAACTCAAATACAATATGGACATACATCCAGGCGCTGAAATAGAATCTCCAATTATGATTGACCACGGCTTTGGTGTTGTGATTGGTGAAACGGCATATGTAGGCAAATATACTATTATATACCATGGAGTTACTCTTGGCTCAAGAAGAATTGAAAAAGGGAAAAGACACCCTACCATAGGGAGGAATTGCCTTATAGGAAACCACGCATCAATTCTTGGCAATATAACAATCGGCGATTATGTAAAAATTGGTGCAAATAGCGTTGTCCTGGAGGACATACCCTCTTACTCAACTGTCGTAGGCGTCAAAGCAAAAATCGTGAAAGGAGTTTCAAATGAAAATGTTGCATAGAATTGGTAATACGCCTATTATAGAGCTTAAAAACAACCCGGGTATTTTTGTAAAACTTGAATACCTTAACCCATTCGGAAGCGTAAAGGATAGAATAGCATACTTTATGCTAAAAGATGCAATGTTGGATGGAACCTTAAAAGAAGGAGATTCAATTGTTGAGCCAACATCCGGAAATACAGGTATAGCATTAAGCGCCCTTGGAAAATTTTTTAATATAAAAGTCATACTTACAATGCCTGATAATTTAAGTAAGGAAAGGCTTACGCTTATGAGAAGTTTCGGAGCAAGAGTTGTTTTGACGGATAAAGCCTTTGGAATGAGTGGCGCAATAGAAGAAGCAAAAAGAATTATTGAAAGAAAAGAAGCAAAACTTATGTTAAATCAATTTGGAAACCCTTCAAATCCAAAAGCGCATGAACTTACAACTGCATATGAGATTTTAAAAGATATGAATTTTGAAATTGATGCAGTGGTTTTGGGGATTGGAACAGGAGGCACAATCACAGGCATCGGAAGGACACTTAAAAAAGCAATAAAAGGTGTGAAGATTTTTGGCATTGAGCCAGAGGAATCACCATACCTTACAAAAGGCTTAAAAGGAACACATTCAATAGAGGGGATTGGCGCAGGTTTTAAGCCAGAAGTCCTTGACTTAAGCCTGATTGATGACATATTTACAATTAAGAGTGCTGAGGCAAGAGCATTTGCAAAGGAGCTTGCATTAAAAGAAAGTATTTTGGGTGGCCCTTCAACTGGAGCAAATGTGCTTGCTTCAAGAATTATAAAAGAAAAATACGGTTTTAAGAGGGTCTTGAC
It includes:
- a CDS encoding serine acetyltransferase; translated protein: MDVRRLLREILTDLRFYRENDPSSQSLFEIFFTPSFKGLLNYRVYHELYKNGHKVLAKILYIRTKLKYNMDIHPGAEIESPIMIDHGFGVVIGETAYVGKYTIIYHGVTLGSRRIEKGKRHPTIGRNCLIGNHASILGNITIGDYVKIGANSVVLEDIPSYSTVVGVKAKIVKGVSNENVA
- a CDS encoding cysteine synthase, with product MKMLHRIGNTPIIELKNNPGIFVKLEYLNPFGSVKDRIAYFMLKDAMLDGTLKEGDSIVEPTSGNTGIALSALGKFFNIKVILTMPDNLSKERLTLMRSFGARVVLTDKAFGMSGAIEEAKRIIERKEAKLMLNQFGNPSNPKAHELTTAYEILKDMNFEIDAVVLGIGTGGTITGIGRTLKKAIKGVKIFGIEPEESPYLTKGLKGTHSIEGIGAGFKPEVLDLSLIDDIFTIKSAEARAFAKELALKESILGGPSTGANVLASRIIKEKYGFKRVLTIAPDRGERYFSEDLFS